The Stigmatopora argus isolate UIUO_Sarg chromosome 6, RoL_Sarg_1.0, whole genome shotgun sequence region GTCTGTGTCATCATTCTGCACCTGCTTCAAAAGTTGAACTGAATATACAGTACTCCTGTGTTTCTAATCACTGTTGCTTCATAGTCACTCTGGATGTTAAAGTACTTTGTTATATCAGATGCCTATCCCTTCTTATTATTAATAATTCTTGTGGATGGGCTTGGTTCATGCCACACCCTTCCACAACGTTTCGCGGTAATTAGTACGAGAGTTTTTGAGTTGCACTTAAACTTGAAGAGCAACCTGTGTGCTGACTAAAAGAgggacttaattttttttaaccctttcatgtgcaaataagtttttttttttattgcatccaTATATGGCAGGTCACATGGGACAATAATTTGTTGTATTCATTTGGGATCCAATTGTAGTATTACTGATAACCGCTAGTATTTTGCAATGATCAATGCACAATTGATTGAAAGAtcaatttttgaagaaaaatccatggtttaaataataataaataaaaaaagaatgtagaTAACCCATAACAAAAGTATAAATAATTAtcaataaaattaaatgaatataaaaaaattaaaacttaagGCATAAATTTTAATAATTGTGACCCATGCATATTTTGCTGTGGTATTTTAtcgatgttttgttttgttacgtAACATAGCTCTTTttagttgccattgacggcaatggaagtccaatccattttaaatggaaggATTGGAAGCTATCATTTGATCTGAGCAGGCTATTTATTAGTCAAGATAATCAGAATTTTTGATTAGATGTGCACTGCAGAGACCACTCTCCCTGAAAGGGTTCAAAATATCTCCCttcaaaaaggcatttgacatGTTGTAACTCAACATGGATGTACTTTGAGTGACAGGATTTTTATTGTACTGTGTGACAAGAAGCCGTGCAAGCAAGTTTAATAGTTCTGATCTCCCTGATAAGAGGCATTGTGTATTGTATGCAAAGCAAGGTCTAGGAATCACATGGACTACTCCAACACGTTGTACACAATCAAAACCCTTTAAAGCTAGTTCAAGTGTGACTTATGGGCTATTTTGTCCTTGTTTGTCAtgggctatttttttctcttgtgttCCAAGAGGCTGGATTAGAAAGATTAGTGACGATCTTTCCGGCGCTATTCTCTGCTCTGCCGGGGCAACTTGAATGTACAGTACACATACGTGCACACGCGCCCAGGAAAATCCCAAGGATTTCCTGTTAGCCGTGAACAATTCTTTAATATTCCATAGCGGGACTTCAATGCACTAAATTCACACAGTCTCAAGTGTTGAAAAGGCATGCACGCGAATGAAGACAGTAGTTAATCCCATATTATTTAGCCAACTAATAATCTGGGTCAAGAGGAGGTAGGAGCCTGTGAGGTGAGGATTTAATTTTCCACTTTCACTCGCAGCACAAGGTCTTGGCAGTTGTCTGCTCTCCCAGTTTATACTAGCGCATCCTGTTCTCAAATCTTCTTAAAAAGAATGTGAAGAGAAGTTTGGTTTGACATATATTCTTGTTGAATGATTGTACATGGAATCATTTGGGGCTACATGTTGATTAATGGGGTTGAATaaaacccagagaaaagccattcaggcccagggagaacattcaaactccagacaggaaaGTTGGAACACGACGGGGATTGAACCCCCAATCTGAGACATGttaggcagatgtgctaacccaAAAAAAGAAGGAGAGCGTTCCACTGGAGGGACAACTGTCCCTGCAAATATTAATTTAGGAAATGTTGCTTGGCTCTTCAAACCCTCCGAGTTTATCCCCCACCCTCCACTTTTGTTATTCTTCCTCCTTCTCCCTTCCCcctccaaacaaacaaacaaacagcctGTTCTtcatcctctctctctctcctcccgcACATAGGTTGCCACCCAACCACTTACTTTGGACGCTCCCGATTGGTTGCCTTCTCTAAAAGGGGCGGGGCCTGTGTCAAACTGGGCATCGCTTTCAAGTGGTGAGCACAGCCTTCGCTGTCAGAGAGCCTTCTTCCTTCTTCGGACTGTCAAACGTCGTCCGTCTGCTTCTAAATCTCTCTTCCGTGCCATACCAGAAGCGGAGGCAAAGGAGACATATCTAGTCCATGAAATCAGAGCAGGTTTCTCCTGCTCTCCTCTAGTTCctgttcctcctcctcttcctcctggcTTTGTTTTGATGAGCATCCCAGTCGACTGCTCATGAGGAAGCAGTTCATCTGTACGGGAGACAATAACTCGACCTAGCCTAGCCTGCACTGCGCCTTTTCCGTGCACACATCCGCAGTGAGGAGGCTGATGCCCCCCGAAGTGTGGCCAGGGCCCGAGGAGGATGAGTCCGGCTACCGAGGCTCAGGCCCAGCGAGCCAAGAATGCAGAGATCCAGAAGCAGAAAACGCAGCAGCAACCGCAGTGTTACGCGGACAAAGGGGTCATACTTGAGCCCTTCATCCACCAGGTGGGGGGCCATTCTTGCGTGCTACGCTTTGGGGAGCAGACCATCTGCAAGCCCCTCATCCCCCGCGAGCATCAGTTCTACAAGAGCCTGCCGGCTGAGATGAGAAGGTTCACTCCCCAGTACAGAGGTAAAAGAATCGCTCATTCGGATTCTGCGTGTTTTGTTTACGGCTGCCAAGTGGAAGGAAATGTGACATAACGCCACAGGGGGGCGCTGCGTCATAGAATGCAAGGCGCAGCAAATGGGACATGCTGGCTGTCCGTTTGTGTGGGCTTGTAGGTTTGCACAGGAGGTCAGATGAGCAAGGTGGGTAGGCTACCTTGTGTCAACCAATACCAGGTGCTCACTTGTGCTTGTGCTACCACAAAACCTGAGTTTAAGTGCATAATACCCACTTGGATGTCTGAGAAGTCATATTTGCATGCATCCAGATACTGTCAGATTGGTTGAGCACATCACCCACAGTTTGTCCCGCATCTTGAACAAGCTTTGCCGCTTTGAACAGAcaggtagttttttttatacactTTTTATACACATTATTTGTAACCCCATCCAGATAAGTGACAGATCATGTCAACCTTGCTGCTGCAAGctgtattcatatttttgtgcctagttaaaaaaaaaaaaaagaattacgcTAGCAAAGAAGAGTGGGAAAATCCCACGTATCTCTATCGTCTGTTTTGTTGCTCTGCCAGCATTGTTTGGTTCTCTGTCAGCATCTTTGTCACCTTATCTTCATTCTCACGTCCTCGCTACACAAAATGTCTGCGTTTGCATTTTTGCTCAGAGGGAAAGTTGCAAAGGTTCAGCGTTTCTTTTGTATTTGCCCTTTTGCAgtaaaatatttcatgttctgTATACATTAGAAGTATATATAGTATGCTTTGGATGCATTTGTGTCCTGGTATGGTATTTTAATACCACTTTTGTAGTttgctgtcttttgtgtttagaCTAAAAAATATCTGTTGTCTAGAGTTGTTTTAGATGGTGAAAGTTTTAAGTCTTCTAATGGTTCCTGCAtcaatattttctcatttttattaaatacaaTAACTCGTTTTAGTTTCTAGGCAACAGCAATTTGACTGGAATAACGTTGCACTCACCTTCTTTCAGGTGTCGTGTCTGTGAGCTTtgaggaggatgaagaaggCAACCTCTGTCTCATCGCATATCCCCTTCACAGCGACCCAGCGGCAGATTTGGAGAACAAGGACCCGTCGACCGACAGCGAGCCCAAAAGCAAGATATTAAAGTGGGGAAACATCGTGACGTCCTTGCCGCTTGGGGAAAGCGAAAATGTCAGCAAAGAGGGACGGAGCCGCCACTCGCGCAAAGACAAGAGGTGAAAAGCAAGAAAGCTTTACTCCAGAGATTGATGTTGTTATTGCCCGGTGGCAGATAAACATTCATGACTGCAAATGAACACCCGACACATTCAGCCTACAGCAAAAAAGGCCTCATAACAGAACATCATATCTATGAAGAGTActtaaaacaatgaataaaaacagtacAAATGAAGCATCATTGTTACTTGGCAGAGATAGCATTGGACGATTCTGTAGTAATACCTTCACAGAACATTTTACTACACATTGGAGCATTTCCACAAATTATACCAAATCgtcacctggaaaaaaaattacatactaTAGGTGAATTTGTGAACACTAATTCTAGATACGTGGGGGTTCACTGCGATTGGTAACAGATAACAGGATACCGCCAATGTGCAATGGTGCTTACTGACATGCTCACTGGTGTGTGAAGTACATCTGTGACTTGGTTTGTTGTGTTGAAAGCAATTAACACTTGCTGACAAGTCTACCGCATCAGACGATGGCGTGACTCATCTGATTGTGGGATGACATATGCCACTATGTCAAAGTGCCCACAGCTGCCCGGTGGGTTGAGTTCTGCTTTAAAAGCAAAAGTAGATAAAAGCGTCTCCTTTTACAATGCTGAGAGGCGCGAATTCCCAGGATCCATACAGGAGAGAGGCTTTGACTTCTAGATTGTCACGCATTCATCTAAATTTAACTGTATATAAATGGAGTGATTAAAATAATGCTCAAGAGTTTATTTCTCCTCCGCTATCCAGCGTTCTCAAGCTGCAGGAAGACATGGAACTGGAGTGGTTTCAGCAGGCTGAGGTTCTGTACTACCACCTGGAGCGCAGCCACAGCAACGCTGTCCCGCAGCTCAAACACAACCCTTGGAGCCTCAAGTGTCACCAACAGCACCTACAGAGGATGAAGGACACTGCCAAGCACCGGAATCAACACAGTATCCTTCCAATGCCGACGGCACATTGTCACAAATGAAAAACGTGTTAATGAAATGACATTAACAGACCGCTTTTTATAGAATACTACACACAATAGCTTGGTGAAGACTCGAGGCGAGCTGGCACAATAGCCACCTTGTAATGTCTTTGTACCTTGGTGTCACCTTACTAAAGTGCACCCGTCATGGATTGTTATGACCTTCTCACTGACACGAGACACAACAATAGAGAGTCATGGTTGTGCACATGTCCGTCCCCAGAAGCTTTTATCAAGATagtgtttgttcattttttttcttagtatgatACAAGAACAAATTCATATACACACAAAACCAAAGGCAGCATTTTATAATTCATTGATTTCTATTATTTTAAGTAGTATGTGTTTTGGTAGTTAGTAAAGCAGATGAAGGATCATGTTTCAGCGCCAATGACGCCCATTGTTGGCCAATTAATTTTCACCAATGGTGGCCAGAGAGTTATTATAAATCGGAGTCTCTGAAATCACACAAAAGAATGTACTAATGTTTGGTTGTGTGATATTTCCACCACACTTTTGTCATACCTTTTCTTGACTCATGGTGCCAGAATTCATCCTGTTGGAAAACCTCACGTGGCAGCACACCGTGCCTTGCGTGTTGGACCTAAAAATGGGCACGCGCCAGCACGGAGATGACGCCTCAGAAGAGAAAAAGGCCGTTCAGATCCGCAAGTGCCAGCAGAGCACGTCAGCGTCCATAGGCGTTCGACTGTGCGGCATGCAGGTACTTTCATATAAACACACGAAAGCCACAAAATACATTATGTCCTCTCTCCATTAATATTACAGTAAAGTTCATTTTTGACATATAGCTGTAGTAAGTTAAACGGTAATCATTTGTAtaaatttatttcataaatcaaaataattatTACCCAAATGCTAGCCCACCTCCTGTTGAAATTCTTATTGAGCTTTTACATAGTATTTATGTGCGTACAGTCTGTATGTATGATAATAGTGTTCAACAAGCACCCTGATTTTGCTCTCTCGACAGGTGTATCAATCCGACACGGACCAGCTGATGTTCATGAATAAGTACCACGGCCGTAAACTCACCCTGTCAGACTTCAAAGAGGCTCTGGTCCAGTTCTTCCACAGTGGACGGCGCCTGCGTCACGAACTTCTGTCGCCGGTGCTCCGCCGGCTCCGGGACATGCAGGCCGCTCTGGAGGCTTGCGAATCATACCGCTTCTACTCCAGCTCTCTACTCATCATCTACGATGGGGCACCGCACCGAAAGCACACACGGCGACGCACCGAGGGCGGCCTCTCCGAGGAAGATGAcgaagaggaagatgaggaggaagCAGAAGCAGAGGAGGAAGACATTGGGGTAGCGGGTGCGCTGGATTTCACCCGTGGTCCTTCCATTTCTGCCGAGGACAGCGACAGTTTTCCCTGTAGCGGCTGCCCGCCCCGCTCGGATGCACGCGGCCCGGCGGTGGATGTGCGGATGATAGACTTTGCCCACACCACGTGCAGACATTACCGCGAGGACAGCGTGGTCCATGAGGGCCAGGACACCGGATACATCTTCGGCCTGCAGAATCTGATCAACATTATCTCCGAGCTGGAGAACCACGGCTCGGGCTAGGTGCTCGATGCCTTGGAAGAAGGTGTCCGTCCAGTCACCAATGCTGTTTTCAGAATCATTGCCTATCCAGATCACCATTTCGTATGGCTCTTCAAACAAGTATTGAGGGTATATTCCATAAGAGTTTACTAATCTTTATTGCGATGAAGCACAAAACTTTAGGGTGATAGTAtaacatttttggaaaattgATGCTAACAGTCTGGTTGCCTAGATCCAATCTTAGCAGAATATCATCATCTGGACGACAGTAAATCTACAAAAGTCTTTAGCCAATATATTGCTATGTTTTAGTTTTATATCCTGtaattacattaaaatgacTTAGGCAATCATGCTGTTCGGGGGACGGTGCAAAAATCTGAACATCGTACaaaaacaatgtgaaaaaaaacaatcaaaacattTTCTGGCATCTAGTGGAgaccatttattttttggggcctttcattatagtatatatatatatatatatatatatatatatatatatatatatatatatatatatatatatatatatatatatatatatatctttgatatatagatacatagttggctggaaaccaattcagggagtcTCCTGCTTGCTGTCAATAgctggctggaataggctccagtatcctccgtgacacttgtgaggataagcagtacggaaaatgattgACATACATAGATGAACGAACATTATTGGGAGTCAAGGAATGACTGAGTAAATTAGATAATTTTATGCGGCACACTGTAGTATGTAAGTAGCGCTCTCATCTAGTAGAAATGATTCCGAATACAGCATGTGTCTGATCCTTCAACGCCAACTGGACTACACAAGCAAGTTTGTTGGTGATTGGCTACATTTTGTCTACTTGTCAGGTTTGCGTAACACAGAAGATGTCGCATTTGTCCTCGTGCTTTAACAAGACTCAAAAAAGGCAGACTTGGGAAAGAAAGCTACAGAATTGTTTCCATTTCCAATGAGAGCATTAAGACCAGTTCATGCCCTCAACACATTCAGCTGTGATGAGTGTGTGTTAAGTCAAGCTTGTGAGTTCTACTCTATTTGTATGCAAAGTGAAGACTACAGAAACTATATTCATAAATATCCGAGAAAGGGGCGagagacttatttatttatcggACAGCACCTATTATGAGAGCAAATTCTCCAAATGTATAAAGGGAGAGTACTACATTCCATGTTATTACAATAATGATATTCATTAGTATTGTTACATGACATATTTGGATACAGCAATGTTGCAtaactgtttgtttgttggttttGTCAATGGGAACGAATAAAAGTCTTTGTTTTG contains the following coding sequences:
- the LOC144076036 gene encoding inositol hexakisphosphate kinase 2-like isoform X1 — its product is MSPATEAQAQRAKNAEIQKQKTQQQPQCYADKGVILEPFIHQVGGHSCVLRFGEQTICKPLIPREHQFYKSLPAEMRRFTPQYRGVVSVSFEEDEEGNLCLIAYPLHSDPAADLENKDPSTDSEPKSKILKWGNIVTSLPLGESENVSKEGRSRHSRKDKSVLKLQEDMELEWFQQAEVLYYHLERSHSNAVPQLKHNPWSLKCHQQHLQRMKDTAKHRNQHKFILLENLTWQHTVPCVLDLKMGTRQHGDDASEEKKAVQIRKCQQSTSASIGVRLCGMQVYQSDTDQLMFMNKYHGRKLTLSDFKEALVQFFHSGRRLRHELLSPVLRRLRDMQAALEACESYRFYSSSLLIIYDGAPHRKHTRRRTEGGLSEEDDEEEDEEEAEAEEEDIGVAGALDFTRGPSISAEDSDSFPCSGCPPRSDARGPAVDVRMIDFAHTTCRHYREDSVVHEGQDTGYIFGLQNLINIISELENHGSG
- the LOC144076036 gene encoding inositol hexakisphosphate kinase 2-like isoform X2; this translates as MKQSSVVSVSFEEDEEGNLCLIAYPLHSDPAADLENKDPSTDSEPKSKILKWGNIVTSLPLGESENVSKEGRSRHSRKDKSVLKLQEDMELEWFQQAEVLYYHLERSHSNAVPQLKHNPWSLKCHQQHLQRMKDTAKHRNQHKFILLENLTWQHTVPCVLDLKMGTRQHGDDASEEKKAVQIRKCQQSTSASIGVRLCGMQVYQSDTDQLMFMNKYHGRKLTLSDFKEALVQFFHSGRRLRHELLSPVLRRLRDMQAALEACESYRFYSSSLLIIYDGAPHRKHTRRRTEGGLSEEDDEEEDEEEAEAEEEDIGVAGALDFTRGPSISAEDSDSFPCSGCPPRSDARGPAVDVRMIDFAHTTCRHYREDSVVHEGQDTGYIFGLQNLINIISELENHGSG